The following are encoded in a window of Pseudomonas sp. St316 genomic DNA:
- a CDS encoding ABC transporter substrate-binding protein, with protein MRLAALPLLLAPLLITPQAMAAALSVCTEASPEGFDVVQYNSLTTTNASADVLMNRLVDFDTASGKVVPSLAERWEVSIDGLAYVFKLRPQVKFHHTDYFTPRRDLTAEDVKFSFERMLDPANPWHKVAQSGFPHAQSMQLPALIKKIDALDPLTVRFTLDHADSTFLATLSMGFASIYSAEYADQLMKAGTPEKLNSLPIGTGPFIFSRFQKDASIRYKANDAYFGGKPQVDPLVFAITPDANVRLQKLRRNECQIALSPKPLDVQAARQEPTLKIEQTDAFMTAFVAINSQHPPLDKPEVRQAINLAFDKTSYLKTVFEGTAEAANGPYPPNTWSYAKNLPGYAHDLAKARDLLAKAGLKEGFQTTIWTRPSGSLLNPNPSVGAQLLQSDLAQIGIQAEIRVIEWGELIRRAKAGEHDLLFMGWAGDNGDPDNFLTPQFSCAAVKSGTNFARYCNADLDKLISAGKTTGEQGVRAKLYEQAQAQIQQQALWLPLAHPTAFALTRKDVQGYSVSPFGRQDYAKVSLK; from the coding sequence ATGCGCCTCGCTGCCCTACCATTGTTGCTCGCCCCTCTGCTGATCACCCCGCAGGCCATGGCCGCTGCCCTGAGCGTCTGTACCGAGGCCAGCCCGGAAGGGTTCGATGTCGTCCAGTACAACTCCCTGACGACCACCAACGCCTCTGCCGATGTGCTGATGAACCGCCTGGTGGACTTCGACACCGCCAGCGGCAAAGTGGTCCCCAGCCTGGCCGAGCGCTGGGAAGTCTCCATCGATGGCCTGGCCTACGTGTTCAAGCTGCGGCCACAGGTCAAGTTTCACCACACCGACTATTTCACGCCGCGCCGCGACCTGACCGCCGAGGACGTGAAGTTCAGCTTCGAGCGCATGCTCGACCCGGCAAACCCATGGCACAAGGTCGCGCAAAGCGGCTTCCCCCACGCCCAGTCCATGCAATTGCCGGCGCTGATCAAGAAAATCGACGCGCTGGACCCGCTGACCGTGCGCTTCACCCTCGATCACGCCGACTCGACCTTCCTGGCGACGCTGAGCATGGGTTTTGCCTCCATTTATTCGGCCGAATACGCCGATCAGTTGATGAAGGCCGGTACGCCGGAAAAGCTCAACAGCCTGCCGATCGGCACCGGCCCGTTCATTTTCAGCCGGTTCCAGAAGGACGCCTCGATTCGCTACAAGGCCAACGACGCCTATTTCGGCGGCAAGCCCCAAGTGGACCCGCTGGTCTTCGCCATCACGCCGGATGCCAACGTGCGCCTGCAGAAACTGCGCCGCAACGAATGCCAGATCGCCCTGTCGCCCAAGCCTTTGGACGTACAAGCCGCCAGGCAAGAACCCACGCTGAAGATCGAGCAGACCGACGCCTTCATGACCGCCTTCGTGGCGATCAACAGCCAGCATCCGCCGCTGGACAAGCCTGAGGTGCGCCAAGCCATCAACCTGGCCTTCGACAAGACCAGCTACCTGAAGACCGTCTTCGAAGGCACCGCCGAAGCCGCCAATGGCCCCTACCCGCCCAACACCTGGAGCTACGCCAAAAACCTGCCCGGCTACGCCCATGACCTGGCCAAGGCCCGCGACCTGCTGGCCAAGGCCGGCTTGAAGGAAGGCTTCCAGACCACCATCTGGACCCGCCCCTCCGGCAGCCTGCTGAACCCCAACCCCAGCGTCGGCGCACAACTGCTGCAGTCGGACCTGGCACAGATCGGCATCCAGGCCGAGATCCGGGTGATCGAATGGGGCGAACTGATCCGTCGCGCCAAGGCCGGCGAACATGATTTGCTGTTCATGGGTTGGGCTGGCGACAACGGCGACCCGGACAACTTCCTCACGCCGCAGTTTTCCTGTGCGGCGGTCAAGTCCGGCACCAACTTCGCCCGCTACTGCAACGCCGACCTGGACAAACTGATCAGCGCCGGCAAGACCACCGGCGAACAGGGCGTGCGTGCCAAGCTCTACGAGCAGGCCCAGGCCCAGATCCAGCAACAGGCCCTGTGGCTGCCCCTGGCGCACCCAACCGCGTTCGCCCTGACCCGCAAGGATGTCCAGGGTTATTCGGTCAGCCCGTTTGGGCGCCAGGACTACGCCAAGGTCAGCCTCAAGTAA
- the gltS gene encoding sodium/glutamate symporter, with protein MFQLDFYGTLVAASLVLLLGRGLVARVGFLRAYNIPEPVAGGLVVALALLALRGLEVEVRFDTSLQTPLMLAFFATIGLNADFASLKKGGRVVGVFLLAVVGLLVVQNAMGIGLAKALGLDPLMGLLTGSITLAGGHGTGAAWGTVFSEKFGLASASELAMASATFGLVLGGLIGGPVARLLIKRVQLPGGLESEKPRIPKGFEQPNKERSITPFSFIETLALIAVSLLVGTLLNGQLHDTAFELPTFVCVLFVGVVLRNGLSALGLYQVFEREVSVLGNVSLSLFLAIALMSLKLWDLASLALPIFIILAAQTLVMALFAIFVTFRLMGSHYDAAVLAAGHCGFGLGATPTAIANMQAVTQRYGPSQIAFLVVPMVGAFFIDIINVIVIKLYLALPFFAAT; from the coding sequence ATGTTTCAGTTAGATTTCTATGGAACACTTGTTGCCGCTTCTCTAGTACTTTTATTGGGGCGCGGACTTGTTGCGCGTGTTGGTTTTCTGCGCGCCTACAATATCCCTGAACCTGTAGCAGGCGGACTGGTAGTTGCCTTGGCACTCCTGGCTTTGCGGGGGCTTGAAGTTGAGGTTCGCTTTGATACTTCACTACAGACACCGTTGATGCTGGCATTTTTTGCCACGATTGGCCTGAATGCAGACTTCGCCAGCCTGAAGAAAGGCGGGCGCGTAGTTGGGGTTTTCCTGCTGGCGGTCGTCGGCCTGTTGGTGGTCCAGAATGCCATGGGCATCGGGCTCGCAAAAGCGCTGGGGCTCGATCCGTTGATGGGGTTGCTGACAGGCTCGATCACCCTGGCGGGCGGTCACGGCACGGGCGCGGCGTGGGGGACGGTGTTCAGTGAGAAGTTCGGCCTGGCTTCGGCCTCCGAACTGGCGATGGCTTCCGCAACGTTTGGTTTGGTGTTGGGTGGCTTGATCGGTGGACCGGTTGCGCGCCTGCTCATCAAGCGTGTCCAGTTACCCGGCGGCCTTGAATCAGAAAAGCCCCGGATACCCAAGGGTTTCGAACAGCCGAACAAAGAGCGCTCGATTACGCCGTTTTCGTTTATCGAGACGCTCGCCCTGATTGCAGTCAGCCTGTTGGTCGGTACCCTCTTGAATGGGCAGCTCCACGACACCGCATTCGAGTTGCCGACGTTCGTTTGCGTCTTGTTCGTGGGGGTGGTCTTGCGCAATGGACTTTCGGCGCTTGGCTTGTATCAGGTGTTTGAGCGAGAAGTGTCCGTGCTCGGCAATGTGAGCCTGTCATTGTTTCTGGCGATCGCCTTGATGTCACTCAAGTTGTGGGACCTGGCGTCACTGGCCTTGCCGATCTTCATTATCCTGGCGGCCCAGACATTGGTCATGGCGTTGTTTGCGATTTTCGTGACGTTCAGGCTCATGGGCAGTCATTACGATGCGGCAGTCTTGGCGGCAGGGCATTGCGGTTTTGGGTTGGGTGCCACGCCGACGGCCATCGCCAACATGCAGGCAGTGACGCAGCGTTATGGGCCTTCACAGATAGCGTTTCTGGTGGTGCCGATGGTGGGCGCGTTCTTCATCGATATCATTAACGTCATCGTCATCAAGTTGTACCTTGCCCTGCCGTTTTTTGCCGCGACTTGA
- the argB gene encoding acetylglutamate kinase → MTLEREAAANTAKVLSEALPYIRRYVGKTLVIKYGGNAMESEELKTGFARDIVLMKAVGINPVVVHGGGPQIGDLLKRLSIESHFIDGMRVTDAQTMDVVEMVLGGQVNKDIVNLINRHGGSAIGLTGKDAELIRAKKLTVTRQTPEMTQPEIIDIGQVGEVVGINTDLLNLLVKGDFIPVIAPIGVGANGESYNINADLVAGKVAEALKAEKLMLLTNIAGLMDKSGKVLTGLSTQQVDDLIADGTIYGGMLPKIRCALEAVQGGVGSSLIIDGRVPNAILLEIFTDTGVGTLISNRKRP, encoded by the coding sequence ATGACCCTCGAACGCGAAGCCGCCGCCAACACCGCCAAGGTCCTGTCCGAAGCGTTGCCTTATATCCGACGCTACGTCGGCAAGACCCTGGTGATCAAATACGGCGGCAACGCGATGGAAAGCGAGGAGCTCAAGACCGGCTTCGCCCGCGACATCGTGCTGATGAAGGCCGTGGGCATCAACCCGGTGGTGGTGCACGGCGGTGGCCCGCAGATCGGTGACCTGCTCAAGCGCCTGTCGATCGAAAGCCACTTCATCGATGGCATGCGCGTGACCGATGCGCAGACCATGGACGTGGTGGAAATGGTCCTGGGCGGCCAGGTCAACAAGGACATCGTCAACCTGATCAACCGTCATGGCGGCAGCGCCATCGGCCTGACAGGCAAGGACGCCGAGCTGATCCGGGCGAAGAAACTCACCGTCACCCGCCAGACACCGGAGATGACCCAGCCGGAAATCATCGACATCGGCCAGGTGGGCGAAGTGGTCGGCATCAACACCGACCTGCTGAACCTGCTGGTCAAGGGCGACTTCATCCCGGTCATCGCGCCCATCGGCGTGGGCGCCAACGGCGAGTCGTACAACATCAACGCCGACCTGGTGGCGGGCAAGGTTGCCGAAGCACTGAAAGCTGAAAAGCTGATGCTGCTGACCAACATCGCCGGCCTGATGGACAAGTCGGGCAAAGTCCTGACCGGGCTGTCGACCCAGCAGGTCGATGACCTGATCGCCGACGGCACCATCTACGGCGGCATGCTGCCGAAGATCCGTTGCGCGCTGGAAGCGGTACAGGGCGGCGTCGGCAGCTCGCTGATCATCGACGGCCGGGTACCGAATGCGATCCTGCTGGAGATCTTCACCGACACCGGCGTGGGTACGTTGATCAGCAATCGCAAGCGTCCCTAA
- a CDS encoding DUF4870 domain-containing protein produces the protein MSDEQILLPQPSKEARQWAMFCHLSALLGIWIPFGTLIGPLVLWQLKRESDPFIDAQGKEALNFQITVAIASAISLLLMVVVIGFFLFGLVAIGALVLTIIGGVKANEGQPYRYPFTWRLVK, from the coding sequence ATGAGTGATGAGCAAATCCTGCTGCCCCAGCCGAGCAAAGAGGCGCGTCAATGGGCAATGTTTTGTCACCTGTCCGCCTTGTTGGGGATCTGGATTCCGTTCGGCACGCTGATTGGGCCGCTGGTGCTCTGGCAGCTCAAGCGTGAGTCCGACCCGTTCATCGATGCCCAGGGCAAGGAAGCGCTGAACTTCCAGATCACCGTGGCGATTGCCTCGGCGATCAGCCTGCTGCTGATGGTCGTGGTGATCGGCTTTTTCCTGTTCGGCCTGGTGGCCATCGGTGCGCTGGTGCTGACCATCATCGGTGGCGTGAAGGCCAATGAGGGGCAGCCGTATCGGTATCCGTTTACCTGGCGGTTGGTTAAATAA
- a CDS encoding exodeoxyribonuclease III: protein MRIISVNVNGIQAAVERGLLSWLQAQNADVICLQDTRASAFELDDAAFQLDGYFLYACDAEVPAQGGVALYSRLQPKAVINGLGFETADRYGRYLQADFDKVSIATLLLPSGQNGDEDLNQKFKLMDDFARYLDKQRRKRREYIYCGSLYVAQQKLDIKNWRDSQQSPGFLAPERAWMDEIIGNMGYVDALREVSREGDQYSWWPDNEQAEMLNLGWRFDYQLLTPGLRRFVRSARLPRQPRFSQHAPLIVDYDWTLTI, encoded by the coding sequence ATGCGGATCATCAGTGTGAACGTCAATGGTATTCAGGCTGCAGTGGAGCGAGGTTTGCTCAGTTGGCTGCAAGCACAGAATGCCGACGTCATCTGCCTGCAGGACACCCGCGCCTCCGCCTTTGAACTGGACGATGCAGCCTTCCAACTGGATGGTTACTTCCTTTATGCCTGCGATGCCGAAGTCCCCGCCCAGGGTGGCGTGGCTTTGTACTCGCGGCTGCAACCGAAGGCTGTCATCAACGGTCTCGGTTTCGAGACGGCGGACCGCTACGGGCGCTACCTGCAAGCCGATTTCGACAAGGTCAGCATCGCGACCTTACTGCTCCCTTCGGGGCAGAACGGCGATGAAGATTTGAATCAGAAATTCAAGTTGATGGACGACTTCGCCCGTTATCTGGATAAACAGCGGCGCAAACGTCGCGAGTACATTTATTGTGGCTCGCTGTACGTGGCGCAACAGAAGCTGGATATCAAGAACTGGCGCGACAGCCAACAATCTCCTGGCTTCCTGGCGCCGGAACGGGCCTGGATGGACGAGATCATTGGCAACATGGGTTATGTCGACGCCCTGCGCGAAGTCAGCCGTGAAGGCGACCAGTACAGCTGGTGGCCGGACAACGAACAGGCCGAGATGCTCAACCTTGGCTGGCGCTTCGACTACCAGTTGCTGACACCTGGGCTGCGCCGCTTCGTACGCAGCGCCCGCCTGCCGCGCCAGCCACGGTTCTCGCAGCATGCGCCGCTGATCGTGGATTACGACTGGACGCTGACCATCTAA
- the rpmG gene encoding 50S ribosomal protein L33 produces MRELIRLISSAGTGHFYTTDKNKRTTPDKIEIKKYDPVVRKHVIYKEGKIK; encoded by the coding sequence ATGCGTGAATTGATTCGTTTGATCTCGAGCGCCGGTACTGGTCACTTCTACACTACCGACAAGAACAAGCGTACTACCCCGGACAAAATCGAGATCAAGAAATATGATCCGGTTGTTCGCAAGCACGTGATCTACAAGGAAGGCAAAATCAAGTAA
- the pyrE gene encoding orotate phosphoribosyltransferase encodes MQAYQRDFIRFAIDRGVLRFGEFTLKSGRTSPYFFNAGLFNSGSALAQLGRFYAAAIVESGISFDVLFGPAYKGIPLAAATAVALAEHHDRDLPWCFNRKEAKAHGEGGSLVGAPLTGEVLIIDDVITAGTAIREVMQIIGSQDGAKAAGVLIALNRQERGNGELSAIQEVEHDFGIPVISIVSLNQVLEFLADDPQLKQHLPAVEAYRAQFGV; translated from the coding sequence ATGCAGGCGTATCAGCGCGATTTCATTCGCTTTGCCATCGATCGCGGCGTTTTGCGCTTCGGTGAGTTCACCCTCAAGTCCGGGCGCACCAGCCCGTACTTCTTCAATGCCGGCCTGTTCAACAGCGGTTCGGCCCTGGCGCAGCTGGGTCGTTTCTACGCCGCGGCCATTGTCGAAAGCGGTATTTCGTTCGACGTCCTGTTCGGTCCAGCCTACAAAGGCATCCCGCTGGCCGCCGCCACGGCCGTTGCCTTGGCCGAGCACCACGACCGCGACCTGCCCTGGTGTTTCAACCGCAAGGAAGCCAAGGCCCACGGTGAAGGTGGCAGCCTGGTAGGCGCGCCGCTGACCGGCGAAGTGCTGATCATCGACGACGTGATCACTGCCGGCACCGCCATTCGTGAAGTGATGCAGATCATCGGCTCCCAGGACGGCGCCAAGGCCGCCGGCGTGCTGATTGCCCTGAACCGCCAGGAGCGCGGCAACGGCGAGCTGTCGGCGATCCAGGAAGTGGAACACGACTTCGGGATCCCGGTGATCAGCATCGTGTCGCTGAACCAGGTGCTGGAATTTTTGGCCGACGATCCGCAGCTCAAGCAGCATTTGCCGGCGGTCGAGGCTTATCGGGCGCAGTTTGGCGTCTAA
- the rpmB gene encoding 50S ribosomal protein L28, with protein sequence MSRVCQVTGKGPVTGNNISHANNKTRRRFLPNLQHHRFWVEEEKRFVRLRVSAKGMRIIDKRGISVVLAELRRDGKV encoded by the coding sequence ATGTCGAGAGTCTGTCAAGTTACCGGTAAGGGTCCGGTGACTGGGAATAACATTTCCCACGCAAACAACAAAACCCGTCGTCGTTTCCTGCCGAACCTGCAGCATCACCGCTTCTGGGTTGAAGAAGAGAAACGTTTTGTGCGTCTGCGCGTATCTGCCAAGGGCATGCGCATCATCGACAAGCGTGGCATCAGTGTCGTGCTGGCCGAACTTCGTCGCGATGGCAAGGTTTAA
- the radC gene encoding DNA repair protein RadC: protein MSIRDWPAAERPRERLLALGAGSLSDAELLAIFLRTGVSGKSAVDLARQLLIQFGSLRALLEADQITFSNHMGLGPAKFAQLQAVQEMSRRHLAERAREKTSLESPFAVREYLKSMLRHEPHEVFGCLFLNSKHQVLTFEALFRGSIDSASVHPRQVVKRALAHNAAALILCHNHPSGNTEPSQADRMLTERLQEALELIDVRVLDHFIVGDGEPLSMAERGWM from the coding sequence ATGAGTATTCGCGATTGGCCTGCGGCCGAGCGGCCACGGGAGCGGTTATTGGCGCTAGGGGCGGGGAGTCTATCGGACGCCGAGCTGCTGGCGATTTTTTTACGCACCGGCGTGTCGGGCAAAAGTGCGGTGGATCTGGCGCGACAGCTATTGATTCAATTTGGCAGCCTGCGCGCGCTGCTTGAGGCCGATCAGATCACATTCAGTAATCATATGGGGCTCGGGCCGGCGAAGTTTGCCCAGTTGCAAGCGGTTCAGGAAATGAGCCGTCGGCATTTGGCTGAACGGGCACGGGAAAAAACGTCGCTGGAAAGCCCGTTCGCGGTGCGTGAGTACCTCAAATCGATGCTGCGTCACGAACCCCACGAGGTGTTCGGTTGCCTGTTTCTCAATTCCAAGCACCAGGTGCTGACCTTCGAGGCGCTGTTTCGCGGCTCTATCGACAGCGCCAGTGTCCATCCCCGGCAGGTCGTCAAGCGCGCCCTGGCCCACAACGCCGCCGCGCTGATCCTGTGCCACAACCATCCCTCCGGCAATACCGAGCCCAGCCAGGCTGACCGGATGCTCACTGAGCGGCTTCAGGAGGCGTTGGAGCTGATCGATGTGCGGGTGCTCGACCACTTCATCGTTGGCGATGGGGAGCCGTTGTCGATGGCGGAGCGTGGGTGGATGTAA
- a CDS encoding peptidase inhibitor: MPVLPDQCDLAIAQYTIGQKCTPELLEEVRALADGAPVRATGPKYPTGWDLRPRRINLHTNADRIIVSINCG; this comes from the coding sequence ATGCCCGTCCTACCCGATCAATGCGATCTGGCCATCGCCCAGTACACCATCGGCCAAAAATGCACCCCCGAACTGCTTGAAGAGGTTCGCGCCCTGGCCGATGGAGCTCCCGTGCGCGCCACGGGCCCGAAGTATCCTACGGGCTGGGATCTGCGCCCGCGACGCATCAACCTGCACACCAACGCCGACAGGATCATTGTCAGCATCAACTGCGGCTGA
- the coaBC gene encoding bifunctional phosphopantothenoylcysteine decarboxylase/phosphopantothenate--cysteine ligase CoaBC, whose protein sequence is MQRLYRKRIVLGVGGGIAAYKSAELVRRLIDQGAEVRVVMTRGGSEFITPLTMQALSGHPVHLDLLDPAAEAAMGHIELAKWADLVLIAPATADLIARLAQGIADDLLTTLVLATDAVVAVAPAMNQAMWRDPATQANLQLLESRDLKVFGPASGSQACGDVGMGRMLEATDLAQCAADCFQRQALTGKHVLITAGPTQENIDPVRYITNHSSGKMGFALAEAAVEAGARVTLITGPVHLPTPDRVTRIDVVSARDMLAACEAAIPCDLFIASAAVADYRPEVVAPQKLKKDPTSGDGLLLQMVRNPDILASIATRPDRPFSVGFAAETEHLLDYAARKLKDKNLDLIVANDVANPSIGFNSEENACSVIDRQLHATLFAQTSKSKIARQLITFIAERLNQV, encoded by the coding sequence ATGCAGCGGCTGTATCGGAAACGCATCGTTCTGGGCGTCGGCGGCGGCATTGCCGCCTACAAGAGCGCCGAGCTGGTTCGCAGGCTTATCGACCAGGGCGCGGAAGTACGGGTCGTCATGACCCGCGGTGGCAGCGAGTTCATTACCCCGCTGACCATGCAAGCCCTGTCCGGGCACCCGGTCCACCTGGATTTGCTCGATCCGGCGGCCGAAGCCGCCATGGGCCATATCGAACTGGCCAAGTGGGCCGACCTGGTGCTGATCGCCCCAGCCACGGCCGACCTGATCGCCCGTTTGGCCCAAGGCATCGCCGACGACCTGCTGACCACCCTGGTGCTCGCCACCGACGCGGTCGTCGCCGTGGCGCCGGCCATGAACCAGGCCATGTGGCGCGACCCGGCCACCCAGGCCAACCTGCAACTGCTGGAAAGCCGCGACCTGAAAGTCTTCGGCCCGGCCTCTGGCAGCCAGGCCTGCGGCGATGTCGGCATGGGCCGCATGCTCGAAGCCACCGACCTGGCCCAATGCGCCGCCGACTGCTTCCAGCGCCAGGCCCTGACCGGCAAGCACGTGCTGATCACCGCCGGACCGACCCAGGAAAACATCGACCCGGTGCGCTACATCACCAACCACAGCTCCGGAAAAATGGGCTTCGCCCTGGCCGAAGCCGCCGTGGAAGCCGGCGCCCGGGTGACGCTGATCACCGGCCCCGTGCACTTGCCGACTCCAGACCGGGTCACCCGCATCGACGTAGTCAGCGCCCGGGACATGCTCGCGGCCTGTGAAGCAGCCATCCCCTGCGACCTGTTCATCGCTTCGGCAGCGGTAGCGGACTACCGCCCGGAAGTAGTCGCCCCGCAAAAATTGAAGAAAGACCCTACAAGCGGCGACGGCCTGCTACTGCAAATGGTGCGTAACCCGGACATCCTGGCCAGCATCGCCACCCGCCCCGACCGCCCGTTCAGTGTCGGCTTCGCCGCCGAGACCGAACACCTGCTCGATTACGCCGCACGCAAGCTCAAGGACAAGAACCTCGACTTGATCGTCGCCAACGACGTGGCCAACCCGAGCATCGGCTTCAACAGCGAAGAAAACGCCTGCAGCGTGATCGACCGCCAGTTGCACGCCACACTTTTCGCCCAGACCAGCAAGAGCAAGATTGCCCGCCAGCTGATCACTTTTATCGCCGAACGTCTGAACCAGGTTTAA
- a CDS encoding aldehyde dehydrogenase codes for MTTLTRADWEQRARDLKIEGRAFINGEYTDAVSGETFDCLSPVDGRLLGKIASCDVADAQRAVENARATFSSGVWSRLAPSKRKATMIRFAGLLKQHAEELALLETLDMGKPISDSLNIDVPGAAQALSWSGEAIDKLYDEVAATPHDQLGLVTREPVGVVGAIVPWNFPLMMACWKLGPALSTGNSVVLKPSEKSPLTAIRIAALAIEAGIPKGVLNVLPGYGHTVGKALALHMDVDTLVFTGSTKIAKQLMIYSGESNMKRIWLEAGGKSPNIVFADAPDLQAAAESAASAIAFNQGEVCTAGSRLLVERSIKDTFLPLVIEALKGWKPGNPLDPATNVGALVDTQQMNTVLSYIEAGHSDGAKLVAGGKRILEETGGTYVEPTIFDGVSNAMKIAQEEIFGPVLSVIAFDTAEQAIEIANDTPYGLAAAVWTKDISKAHLTAKALRAGSVWVNQYDGGDMTAPFGGFKQSGNGRDKSLHAFDKYTELKSTWIKL; via the coding sequence ATGACCACCCTGACTCGTGCCGACTGGGAACAACGCGCCCGCGACCTGAAGATCGAAGGCCGCGCCTTCATCAACGGCGAGTACACCGATGCGGTGTCCGGCGAAACCTTTGATTGCCTCAGCCCGGTCGATGGCCGCCTGCTGGGCAAGATCGCCAGCTGTGACGTCGCCGACGCCCAGCGTGCTGTCGAAAACGCCCGCGCCACTTTCAGTTCCGGCGTCTGGTCGCGCCTGGCACCCAGCAAGCGCAAAGCCACCATGATTCGTTTTGCCGGCCTGCTCAAGCAGCATGCCGAAGAGCTGGCCCTGCTCGAAACCCTGGACATGGGCAAGCCGATCAGTGATTCCTTGAATATCGACGTTCCCGGCGCGGCCCAAGCCTTGAGCTGGAGCGGCGAAGCTATCGACAAACTCTACGACGAAGTGGCGGCCACGCCGCACGACCAATTGGGCCTGGTAACCCGTGAGCCAGTGGGTGTCGTGGGCGCTATCGTGCCCTGGAACTTCCCGTTGATGATGGCCTGCTGGAAACTCGGCCCGGCGCTGTCCACCGGTAACTCGGTGGTGCTCAAGCCGTCGGAAAAATCCCCGTTGACCGCCATCCGCATTGCCGCACTGGCGATCGAGGCCGGCATTCCGAAAGGCGTGCTGAACGTGCTGCCAGGCTATGGCCATACCGTCGGCAAGGCCCTGGCCCTGCATATGGACGTCGATACACTGGTGTTCACCGGCTCTACCAAGATCGCCAAGCAACTGATGATCTACTCCGGTGAATCCAACATGAAGCGTATCTGGCTGGAAGCCGGCGGCAAGAGCCCGAACATCGTGTTCGCCGATGCCCCGGACCTGCAAGCCGCCGCCGAATCCGCCGCCAGCGCCATCGCCTTCAACCAGGGCGAAGTTTGCACCGCCGGCTCGCGGCTGTTGGTGGAACGCTCCATCAAGGACACGTTCCTGCCACTGGTGATCGAAGCCCTCAAGGGCTGGAAGCCTGGCAACCCCCTGGACCCGGCCACCAATGTCGGTGCCTTGGTCGATACACAGCAGATGAACACCGTGCTGTCCTACATCGAGGCCGGGCACAGCGACGGCGCCAAACTGGTGGCCGGCGGCAAGCGCATCCTTGAGGAAACGGGCGGTACGTACGTCGAACCGACGATTTTCGATGGCGTGAGCAACGCGATGAAAATCGCCCAGGAAGAGATTTTCGGCCCGGTGTTGTCGGTCATTGCCTTCGACACCGCCGAGCAGGCCATCGAGATCGCTAACGACACACCGTACGGCTTGGCCGCAGCGGTGTGGACCAAGGACATCTCCAAGGCCCACCTGACCGCCAAGGCCCTGCGTGCCGGTAGCGTATGGGTCAACCAGTACGACGGCGGCGACATGACCGCGCCGTTCGGTGGCTTCAAGCAATCGGGCA
- a CDS encoding cupin domain-containing protein, giving the protein MSIQDIVDFSQANTTAERYRPDPAKVFKGDPEQTVFNHYSSPCGQMNAGVWEGAIGQWTVNYTEHEYCEIVQGVSVLRDDDGNAKTLRAGDRFVIPAGFKGTWEVLEPCRKIYVIFEQKA; this is encoded by the coding sequence ATGAGCATTCAGGACATCGTCGATTTCAGCCAGGCCAATACCACCGCCGAACGTTATCGCCCGGACCCGGCCAAGGTGTTCAAGGGCGATCCCGAGCAAACCGTGTTCAACCACTACAGCAGCCCCTGCGGGCAAATGAACGCGGGCGTATGGGAAGGCGCCATCGGGCAGTGGACGGTCAATTACACCGAGCATGAGTATTGCGAGATCGTCCAGGGTGTTTCCGTGCTGCGGGACGACGATGGCAATGCCAAGACTTTGCGAGCCGGCGACCGCTTCGTGATTCCAGCAGGGTTCAAGGGCACTTGGGAGGTGTTGGAGCCGTGCCGCAAGATTTATGTGATCTTCGAGCAGAAGGCTTGA
- the dut gene encoding dUTP diphosphatase has product MHALQAKILDPRIGNEFPLPQYATPGSAGLDLRAMLKQDTILEPGQTLLIPTGLSVYIGDPGLAALILPRSGLGHKHGIVLGNLVGLIDSDYQGELMVSCWNRGQTAFNIVVGERIAQLVLVPVVQAHFELVEEFDESQRGAGGFGHSGSH; this is encoded by the coding sequence ATGCACGCCCTACAAGCCAAGATCCTCGACCCACGCATCGGCAACGAATTCCCGCTGCCACAATACGCCACACCGGGCTCCGCCGGCCTCGACCTGCGGGCGATGCTCAAGCAGGACACGATCCTGGAGCCGGGCCAGACCCTGCTGATCCCTACCGGTCTGTCGGTGTACATCGGCGACCCGGGCCTGGCCGCGTTGATCCTGCCGCGCTCGGGCCTGGGCCACAAGCACGGCATCGTGCTGGGCAACCTGGTGGGCCTGATCGACTCCGATTACCAAGGCGAACTGATGGTGTCGTGCTGGAACCGCGGCCAAACGGCCTTCAACATTGTCGTGGGCGAACGCATCGCGCAGTTGGTGCTGGTGCCGGTGGTCCAGGCCCACTTCGAACTGGTCGAAGAATTTGACGAAAGCCAGCGCGGCGCGGGTGGTTTCGGGCATTCCGGCAGCCATTGA